Proteins from a single region of Ascaphus truei isolate aAscTru1 chromosome 12 unlocalized genomic scaffold, aAscTru1.hap1 SUPER_12_unloc_3, whole genome shotgun sequence:
- the LOC142473645 gene encoding histone H1-like: MAETAPAPPPPAESAAKKKQPKKAARASKSRPAKSGPSVSNLIVRAVSASKERSGVSLSALKKALAAGGYDVEKNNSRLKLALKGLVSKETLIQLKGSGASGSFKLNKKQLESKEKAAKKKDVGKPKKPVAKKPAKSPKKPKKAPAGVKKSPKKVKKPAAAKKPAKSPKKSKAAKPRKAVKSPAAKKAAKPKAAKSPAKAKAAKPKAAKPKRAAAPKK; encoded by the coding sequence atggccgagaccgctcctgctcctcctcctccagctgaaagcgccgccaagaagaagcagccgaaGAAAGCGGCCAGAGCCTCGAAAAGCCGCCCAGCAAAGTCCGGTCCCAGCGTGTCCAATCTGATAGTGAGAGCTGTGTCCGCCTCTAAGGAGCGCAGCGGGGTCTCCCTGTCTGCTCTGAAGAAGGCTCTGGCTGCAGGAGGCTACGATGTGGAGAAGAATAACAGCCGCCTGAAGCTGGCTCTCAAGGGCTTGGTGAGCAAGGAAACCCTGATCCAGCTGAAAGGGAGCGGAGCCTCCGGATCGTTCAAGCTGAATAAGAAGCAGctggagagcaaggagaaggcggccAAGAAAAAGGATGTGGGGAAACCCAAGAAGCCAGTGGCAAAGAAACCCGCCAAGTCCCCCAAGAAACCCAAAAAGGCTCCGGCGGGAGTGAAGAAAAGCCCCAAAAAGGTCAAGAAACCGGCGGCCGCCAAGAAGCCAGCAAAAAGCCCGAAGAAGTCTAAAGCTGCCAAGCCCAGGAAGGCTGTGAAGAGCCCGGCGGCTAAAAAGGCTGCGAAGCCAAAAGCTGCTAAGAGTCCAGCTAAGGCCAAGGCAGCCAAACCCAAAGCAGCAAAGCCCAAGAGGGCGGCAGCTCCTAAGAAGTGA
- the LOC142473646 gene encoding histone H3, with the protein MARTKQTARKSTGGKAPRKQLATKAARKSAPATGGVKKPHRYRPGTVALREIRRYQKSTELLIRKLPFQRLVREIAQDFKTDLRFQSSAVMALQEASEAYLVGLFEDTNLCAIHAKRVTIMPKDIQLARRIRGERA; encoded by the coding sequence atggcccggaccaagcagaccgcccggaaatccaccggAGGGAAGGCTCCTCGTAAGCAGCTAGCGACCAAGGCTGCCAGAAAGAGCGCTCCGGCCACCGGCGGAGTGAAGAAGCCTCACCGCTACCGGCCCGGTACTGTGGCTCTCAGGGAGATCCGCCGCTACCAGAAGTCCACCGAGCTGCTCATCCGCAAGCTGCCCTTCCAGCGCCTGGTCCGGGAGATCGCCCAGGACTTCAAGACTGACCTGCGCTTCCAGAGCTCGGCTGTCATGGCTCTGCAGGAGGCCAGCGAGGCTTATCTGGTTGGGCTCTTCGAGGACACCAACCTGTGCGCTATCCACGCCAAGAGGGTCACCATCATGCCCAAGGACATCCAGCTGGCCCGCAggatcagaggggagagagcttaG